The proteins below come from a single Brevundimonas sp. LM2 genomic window:
- the recA gene encoding recombinase RecA: MASQAALKLVGKDDGDKQRALEAAIAQIDRAFGKGSVMKLGKGGIADVIPSVSTGSLGLDMALGIGGLPRGRVIEVFGPESSGKTTLALHTVAEIQKSGGTAAFVDAEHALDPGYAQKLGVNLDDLLVSQPDTGEQALEIVDTLVRSGAVDIVVVDSVAALTPRAEIEGEMGDSLPGLQARLMSQALRKLTASISKSNCIVLFINQIRHKIGVMYGSPETTTGGNALKFYASVRLDIRRTGAIKDRDEVVGNTTRVKVVKNKVAPPFREVIFDIMYGEGISKLGEIIDLGVKAGIIEKSGSWFSYDSTRIGQGRENVRAFLKANPDMADAIEDRVRKSTSKIAEELLGSPEPDEGQDLEG, encoded by the coding sequence GTGGCATCGCAGGCGGCATTGAAATTGGTGGGCAAGGACGACGGCGACAAGCAGCGCGCGCTGGAGGCGGCGATCGCTCAGATCGACCGCGCCTTCGGCAAGGGCTCGGTCATGAAACTGGGCAAGGGCGGGATCGCCGACGTGATCCCCTCGGTGTCCACCGGCTCGCTCGGCCTGGACATGGCGCTCGGCATCGGCGGCCTGCCGCGCGGGCGGGTGATCGAGGTGTTCGGCCCGGAATCCTCGGGCAAGACGACCCTGGCCCTGCACACCGTGGCCGAGATCCAGAAATCGGGCGGCACCGCCGCCTTCGTCGACGCCGAACACGCGCTGGACCCCGGCTATGCCCAGAAGCTGGGCGTCAACCTCGACGACCTGCTGGTGTCCCAGCCGGACACCGGCGAACAGGCGCTGGAGATCGTCGACACCCTGGTGCGTTCGGGAGCCGTGGACATCGTGGTGGTCGACTCCGTCGCCGCCCTGACGCCGCGGGCCGAGATCGAGGGCGAAATGGGCGACAGCCTGCCGGGTCTTCAGGCCCGTCTGATGTCGCAGGCCCTGCGCAAGCTGACCGCCTCCATCTCCAAGTCCAACTGCATCGTCCTGTTCATCAACCAGATCCGCCACAAGATCGGCGTCATGTACGGCAGCCCCGAGACGACCACGGGCGGCAATGCGCTGAAGTTCTACGCCTCGGTCCGTCTCGACATCCGCCGCACGGGCGCGATCAAGGACCGCGACGAGGTCGTCGGCAACACGACCCGGGTCAAGGTGGTCAAGAACAAGGTCGCCCCCCCGTTCCGCGAGGTCATCTTCGACATCATGTACGGCGAAGGCATCTCCAAACTGGGCGAGATCATCGACCTGGGGGTCAAGGCCGGCATCATCGAGAAGTCCGGCTCCTGGTTCAGCTACGATTCGACCCGGATCGGCCAGGGCCGCGAGAACGTGCGCGCCTTCCTCAAGGCCAACCCCGACATGGCTGACGCCATCGAGGACCGGGTGCGCAAATCCACCTCCAAGATCGCCGAGGAGCTGCTGGGCTCGCCCGAGCCGGACGAGGGCCAGGACCTCGAGGGCTAG
- a CDS encoding thiol-disulfide oxidoreductase DCC family protein, whose translation MNTLDVWFDGDCPLCRREIALMRRLDRRGAIRFIDVATGQGQCPIDRADLLARFHAREDGRLVSGAEAFAAMWRAIPVLAPLGRLARNRRVLEVLERLYVAFLRVRPRLQRALRDR comes from the coding sequence ATGAACACGCTGGACGTCTGGTTCGACGGGGACTGCCCCCTGTGTCGGCGCGAAATCGCCTTGATGCGCCGGCTGGACCGGCGTGGAGCCATCCGTTTCATCGATGTGGCGACGGGGCAGGGGCAGTGTCCGATCGACCGCGCCGACCTGCTGGCCCGGTTCCATGCGCGCGAGGACGGGCGGCTGGTCTCGGGGGCCGAGGCGTTCGCGGCCATGTGGCGCGCCATTCCGGTGCTGGCCCCGCTGGGGCGGCTGGCGCGCAACCGGCGGGTCCTGGAGGTGCTGGAGCGCCTGTATGTGGCGTTCCTGCGGGTCAGGCCCCGGCTGCAGCGGGCCTTGCGGGACCGCTGA
- a CDS encoding M28 family peptidase produces MRWALFLGSLALALMIGIWALQVPAPRGLDAPATAFSAERAMADVRVIGARPHPVGSADHARVQAWLVDRMRALGLNPVLQAGALSPAAVNSLTRWGGDPAAADNAAVNVVGILPGRDPAAAAVVLMAHYDSAWGSPGAADDGAGVAAVLETVRAIRARGGADRTLIVLLTDAEELNLDGARIFFSEHPLRDRVGAVVNLEARGGGGRAMMFETGRGNAQTIALFARASARADGGATSNALSIFVYETMPNGTDFTIPKNRGIAGVNFAFIGRPSQYHSPTATPDNLDRGALQHIGAQALEATDAHLRTRALPAASANVVYGDVLGRLFIVHSTGLGWTLLALTAGLLAFAAWGARHATRLPAADVGRGLLSGLWLLAMGIVVTHGVRALAGPSAARAESADVYYTLLRRLPWMEAGTGLAVLAVALAALAGRAALGPRVLAGVVVAAVATVTLLNGVDPLVLGAGAVALTLSLWSQAAPRTVWGGWLGLMTLVLILGGVAQAAAPEAALIFVWPGLLAALAAAGCALIGARLEHPRALLPAALATVLGGAWIVSLAHPVFLGVGMDIPGVLALMALLILLFARPLAPPDARATLAAAAAASLILACGLSLTARSVEPMPPPSADGPT; encoded by the coding sequence ATGCGGTGGGCGCTGTTTCTGGGATCGCTTGCGCTCGCCCTGATGATCGGCATCTGGGCGCTGCAGGTGCCGGCGCCCCGCGGCCTGGACGCGCCGGCGACCGCCTTTTCGGCCGAACGCGCCATGGCCGATGTCCGCGTGATCGGGGCGCGACCTCACCCGGTCGGCTCGGCCGATCACGCCCGGGTCCAGGCCTGGCTGGTCGACCGGATGCGCGCCCTGGGGCTGAACCCGGTCCTGCAGGCGGGGGCCCTGTCGCCCGCGGCGGTCAACAGCCTAACGCGCTGGGGTGGCGACCCGGCGGCGGCGGACAATGCGGCGGTCAATGTCGTCGGCATCCTGCCAGGGCGCGATCCGGCAGCCGCGGCGGTCGTGCTGATGGCCCATTACGACAGCGCCTGGGGCTCCCCGGGCGCAGCGGATGACGGCGCGGGCGTGGCCGCGGTGCTGGAGACGGTGCGCGCCATCCGGGCGCGGGGCGGAGCGGACCGCACCCTGATCGTCCTGCTGACCGACGCTGAGGAGTTGAATCTCGACGGCGCGCGCATCTTCTTCTCCGAACACCCCCTGCGGGATCGGGTCGGGGCGGTGGTCAATCTGGAGGCGCGCGGCGGGGGCGGTCGGGCGATGATGTTCGAGACCGGACGGGGCAATGCCCAGACCATCGCCCTGTTCGCCCGCGCCTCGGCCCGGGCCGACGGTGGCGCGACTTCCAACGCCCTGTCGATCTTCGTCTACGAGACCATGCCCAACGGCACCGACTTCACCATTCCGAAGAACCGGGGCATCGCGGGGGTCAACTTCGCCTTCATCGGCCGCCCCTCGCAGTACCATTCGCCGACCGCCACGCCCGACAATCTCGACCGGGGCGCGTTGCAGCATATCGGCGCCCAGGCCCTGGAGGCGACCGACGCCCACCTGCGCACTCGGGCCCTGCCGGCCGCAAGCGCCAATGTCGTCTATGGCGACGTGCTGGGACGTCTGTTCATCGTCCATTCGACCGGCCTGGGCTGGACGCTGCTGGCGCTGACGGCCGGCCTGCTGGCCTTCGCGGCCTGGGGCGCGCGCCATGCGACGCGGCTGCCGGCGGCCGACGTCGGGCGCGGCCTGCTGTCGGGTCTGTGGCTGCTGGCCATGGGCATCGTTGTGACCCACGGGGTTCGCGCCCTGGCGGGACCTTCGGCGGCGCGGGCCGAATCGGCCGACGTCTATTACACCCTTCTGCGACGCCTGCCGTGGATGGAGGCGGGCACCGGTCTGGCCGTGCTCGCCGTGGCGCTGGCGGCGCTGGCGGGGCGGGCGGCGCTCGGACCCCGGGTTCTCGCGGGGGTCGTCGTCGCGGCGGTGGCGACGGTCACGCTGCTGAACGGCGTCGACCCCCTGGTGCTCGGGGCCGGCGCGGTGGCCCTCACGCTCTCGCTCTGGAGCCAGGCGGCCCCCCGGACTGTCTGGGGCGGCTGGCTGGGCCTGATGACACTCGTCCTGATCCTGGGCGGGGTGGCCCAGGCCGCAGCCCCCGAGGCCGCGCTGATCTTCGTCTGGCCGGGCCTGCTGGCGGCCCTCGCGGCCGCGGGCTGCGCCCTGATCGGGGCCCGGCTCGAACATCCCCGCGCCCTGCTCCCGGCGGCGCTGGCGACGGTGCTGGGCGGTGCCTGGATCGTCTCCCTGGCCCATCCCGTCTTCCTGGGTGTCGGCATGGACATTCCCGGCGTCCTGGCCCTGATGGCGCTGCTGATCCTGTTGTTCGCCCGCCCCCTGGCCCCGCCCGACGCCCGCGCCACCCTCGCGGCCGCCGCGGCCGCGAGCCTGATCCTAGCCTGCGGCCTGTCGCTCACCGCCCGTTCGGTCGAGCCCATGCCGCCGCCGAGCGCGGACGGCCCGACCTAG